A single region of the Spirosoma linguale DSM 74 genome encodes:
- a CDS encoding protein of unknown function DUF305 (PFAM: protein of unknown function DUF305~KEGG: pag:PLES_26381 hypothetical protein), protein MKNELFTVVSLSAVLLLSQPALAQQSASNGMMKAMQSGMNQMMSMKMTGDPDHDFAMMLKMHHQSAVDMSEMEIRQGKNAQVKALAGKIKTANQAEIKELTQFISSHKPQTASSKLGQDAMKIMHSGKHSMNGNMDHDYASMMAQHHQQGIDMANAFLKEGKTEKMKMMARKVIQNQTKEVAELKKMEAQIVSR, encoded by the coding sequence ATGAAAAACGAACTGTTCACCGTGGTCTCACTCAGTGCGGTTCTGCTGCTTTCTCAACCAGCATTGGCCCAGCAGTCGGCCAGCAACGGGATGATGAAGGCCATGCAATCCGGCATGAATCAGATGATGAGCATGAAGATGACCGGCGACCCCGACCATGATTTTGCCATGATGCTTAAAATGCACCACCAATCGGCAGTTGATATGTCGGAGATGGAAATCAGGCAGGGCAAAAATGCACAGGTAAAAGCCTTAGCAGGTAAAATCAAAACGGCTAATCAAGCAGAAATTAAGGAGCTGACGCAGTTCATCAGCAGCCACAAGCCCCAAACGGCTTCCTCAAAACTGGGCCAGGATGCCATGAAGATTATGCACAGTGGGAAGCACTCGATGAACGGGAACATGGACCACGATTATGCCAGTATGATGGCGCAGCACCATCAGCAGGGCATCGACATGGCCAACGCTTTTTTGAAGGAGGGCAAAACGGAGAAGATGAAAATGATGGCTCGGAAAGTCATTCAGAATCAGACAAAAGAGGTCGCCGAACTAAAAAAAATGGAAGCTCAGATTGTCTCCCGGTAA
- a CDS encoding protein of unknown function DUF305 (PFAM: protein of unknown function DUF305~KEGG: prw:PsycPRwf_1517 hypothetical protein) gives MKKNFLSATNLTGLALAMTLTLTGCDKNGSEAVEPEILTEASARTSSDDPNDQAFDRESDRVLGQMMRDMENMEMTGDPDMDFAMMMKMHHQGSIDLGTAENQYGKHAEAKKMADMAIKGDKESQTRLQSFLNGHPAPEKIDANVYKQFKKEMKTAMKQMIQAYAKVPNTADVDVDFVRRLIEHHKGAIAMATLQFKYGDDKAPTDEASIIITEQASALKELAAFANKHGIPNAELK, from the coding sequence ATGAAAAAGAACTTTTTATCAGCAACCAACCTGACCGGGCTAGCCTTGGCTATGACCCTTACCCTGACGGGGTGCGACAAGAACGGTAGTGAAGCCGTTGAACCCGAAATCCTGACGGAAGCCAGTGCGCGGACCTCATCAGATGATCCCAACGACCAGGCATTTGACCGGGAATCGGACCGGGTACTGGGGCAGATGATGCGCGATATGGAAAACATGGAAATGACGGGTGACCCGGACATGGACTTCGCCATGATGATGAAGATGCACCACCAGGGAAGCATTGATCTGGGAACCGCTGAAAATCAGTATGGCAAACACGCTGAAGCGAAGAAAATGGCCGATATGGCCATTAAGGGCGACAAGGAAAGCCAGACACGTCTGCAATCGTTTTTGAACGGACATCCCGCGCCCGAAAAGATAGATGCCAACGTTTATAAGCAGTTCAAAAAGGAGATGAAAACAGCCATGAAGCAGATGATTCAGGCCTATGCAAAGGTTCCGAACACCGCCGATGTGGACGTTGATTTTGTGCGCCGGTTGATTGAGCATCACAAGGGGGCTATTGCAATGGCCACGCTTCAATTTAAGTACGGCGATGATAAAGCGCCGACCGATGAGGCCAGTATTATCATTACGGAGCAGGCCAGTGCCCTCAAGGAATTAGCTGCGTTTGCTAATAAACATGGCATACCGAACGCAGAACTCAAATAA
- a CDS encoding conserved hypothetical protein (KEGG: shn:Shewana3_4140 hypothetical protein) — MIHDIATFTNLIHEYKQSPDLTYQSWFLYNEDRLKAFRSIRRGILQVVSDIKGGSFPNDFKGSSLEFVLTCITEQKQIFEGASHPFYWKPKLRIPDIYENQDHKRYFGQFLECCLKATKPETVVSEINRLDAYKIKGLGPAVASILYFLHPTWLPPFNTAIINGYNRLFNEKRKLGSWSEYLAIRDKMLAVNTEYRHVLSNDLGALAGLLFEIGAGNLLVPGLADQPVVEREKLEKQLSKRHKEVVDEHREEQTHSEMQYHLLTIGRALGYDVAAARNDISRQYNGHSFSFLSLPNLPTLPVAPETAQTIGLIDIIWLEKGTGRIICAFEVEKSTSIYSGILRLTDLTCSLPDHATTLYLVVPDIRRKEVEMQLTRPSIRQTNTPIRYILMSELRAHCDALCRFGDSHRVLEKIARSV; from the coding sequence ATGATACATGATATAGCTACCTTTACCAACCTGATCCACGAGTATAAGCAAAGCCCTGACCTAACCTATCAAAGCTGGTTTTTGTACAACGAAGACCGCTTGAAAGCCTTCCGGTCAATTCGGCGCGGGATACTTCAGGTCGTCAGCGACATTAAAGGCGGCTCGTTCCCTAACGATTTCAAAGGGAGTTCGTTAGAGTTTGTATTAACGTGCATTACCGAGCAGAAGCAGATTTTTGAAGGTGCCTCCCACCCCTTCTACTGGAAGCCAAAATTGCGTATTCCAGATATTTATGAGAATCAGGACCATAAGCGGTATTTCGGGCAGTTCTTAGAATGTTGCCTGAAGGCCACGAAGCCCGAAACGGTTGTGAGCGAGATAAATCGGCTTGATGCCTATAAGATAAAGGGGCTGGGGCCTGCCGTAGCCAGCATCCTCTACTTTTTGCATCCGACTTGGTTGCCACCCTTCAATACGGCTATTATTAACGGTTACAACCGACTTTTCAATGAAAAGCGCAAGTTGGGTTCGTGGTCGGAGTACTTAGCCATCCGGGACAAAATGCTGGCAGTGAATACCGAATACCGACACGTTTTATCAAATGACTTAGGGGCGTTAGCGGGTTTATTGTTCGAGATTGGGGCAGGTAATCTGCTGGTGCCGGGCCTGGCTGACCAACCCGTTGTTGAGCGAGAAAAACTCGAAAAGCAACTATCCAAACGTCATAAGGAAGTCGTTGATGAACATCGGGAAGAGCAAACGCACAGTGAGATGCAGTATCATCTGCTAACCATTGGTCGGGCGTTAGGTTACGATGTCGCGGCTGCCCGGAACGATATTTCCCGGCAATATAATGGTCATTCATTCTCGTTTCTGAGCCTGCCCAACTTACCCACGCTACCTGTTGCGCCTGAAACCGCTCAAACTATCGGCCTGATTGACATTATATGGCTGGAGAAAGGCACAGGACGCATCATCTGCGCCTTTGAGGTAGAAAAAAGTACGTCGATTTACTCAGGTATCCTGCGACTAACCGATCTGACTTGTTCTTTACCAGACCATGCAACAACGCTCTATCTGGTAGTTCCCGACATCCGACGCAAAGAAGTTGAGATGCAGTTAACACGTCCTTCCATCAGACAGACTAATACGCCAATCCGTTACATCTTGATGTCTGAACTACGCGCCCACTGCGACGCATTATGTCGATTTGGGGATAGCCACCGGGTATTGGAGAAAATAGCGCGGTCTGTTTGA
- a CDS encoding conserved hypothetical protein (KEGG: pag:PLES_44961 hypothetical protein): MLYDRETTFKLLQQRNWMALIELFKNNKIYDHLRQDDITRSILESQFIRELIDGSSFDKDPDYLFYLEQFHMLHTGPNFHFVLPPVDVERLAEKIILGYRSTQVQSALLYARKYPHLSVSIELLQEFERTQPKVVEHSQQRMIHVTVNREVEAVNHTISLFKSKQEYEFYRAVREVYSTYLVFPNVAVSALVDFEQIKHLLKPHERNYFFKALVDCVVFDAENAFKPFKMLEIDSEYHDSEKQQAKDQIKDKIMAKAGQRLLRIRVKARMSEQDLTRLIREVTRE, translated from the coding sequence ATGCTCTACGACCGCGAAACCACATTCAAACTTCTTCAGCAGCGTAATTGGATGGCTCTCATCGAGTTGTTTAAAAATAACAAGATTTATGATCATCTTCGGCAGGACGATATTACGAGGAGTATTCTTGAATCGCAGTTCATCCGGGAATTAATTGACGGAAGTAGCTTTGACAAAGACCCTGATTATCTTTTTTATTTAGAGCAATTTCATATGCTTCACACGGGGCCTAATTTTCACTTTGTCTTGCCCCCTGTAGATGTGGAACGCCTTGCAGAAAAAATTATACTTGGCTATCGCTCAACTCAGGTTCAGTCAGCTTTGCTCTATGCCAGGAAATATCCGCATCTGTCTGTCAGTATTGAATTGCTTCAGGAGTTTGAACGGACACAGCCTAAAGTAGTCGAGCACAGTCAGCAACGAATGATTCACGTAACTGTAAACCGTGAAGTCGAAGCTGTAAACCATACAATTAGCTTATTCAAATCGAAGCAGGAGTATGAATTCTACCGGGCAGTTCGGGAGGTGTATAGCACGTACCTCGTCTTCCCAAATGTAGCGGTTTCGGCACTGGTGGATTTTGAGCAGATCAAACACCTTTTGAAACCGCACGAGCGAAATTATTTTTTCAAAGCTTTAGTAGATTGCGTTGTCTTCGACGCAGAAAATGCGTTTAAGCCATTCAAGATGCTGGAGATTGACAGCGAGTATCATGATAGTGAAAAGCAGCAAGCTAAGGATCAAATAAAGGACAAAATCATGGCTAAGGCAGGCCAACGTCTGCTTCGCATACGTGTGAAAGCAAGAATGTCCGAGCAAGACCTAACACGCTTAATTCGCGAAGTCACTCGTGAATAA
- a CDS encoding hypothetical protein (KEGG: abn:AB57_2735 hypothetical protein), protein MNDYRSLPRIANSDLTELKNHLFGKPNFQSSPAQEFGTRFHDLLLLETDVVPTGKGATAQKRMLDVVRANSLFCRLMESAQVETAQLWDDEPTGLPCKARIDMRVPDERLILDVKTTSARSQNEFVSNCYRYDYDRQAAFYLDGCRQAGECADQFIILGIQKQKPHNLYVVEVAADSIFLDYGRRKYQRLLRSWQEVGYKPKSWNK, encoded by the coding sequence ATGAACGATTACCGCAGCTTACCACGAATTGCCAACAGCGACCTTACTGAACTCAAAAACCATCTGTTTGGCAAGCCGAATTTTCAATCAAGCCCGGCGCAAGAATTCGGCACCCGATTTCATGATTTACTACTGCTCGAAACCGACGTAGTACCGACCGGCAAAGGAGCCACTGCACAAAAGCGAATGCTCGACGTAGTTCGGGCCAACTCTTTATTCTGTCGGTTGATGGAGTCGGCGCAGGTCGAAACGGCCCAACTGTGGGATGATGAACCGACCGGCTTACCCTGCAAAGCCCGAATAGATATGCGTGTACCGGACGAACGGCTAATCCTTGACGTAAAAACGACCTCAGCCCGGAGTCAGAATGAATTCGTTAGTAACTGTTACCGATATGACTATGACCGTCAGGCGGCTTTCTACCTCGATGGGTGCCGACAGGCCGGGGAGTGTGCTGACCAGTTCATTATCTTAGGTATTCAGAAGCAGAAGCCCCATAACCTGTACGTTGTAGAGGTTGCCGCCGACAGCATTTTTCTGGATTATGGCCGACGTAAATATCAACGCCTATTACGCTCGTGGCAGGAGGTAGGTTATAAGCCGAAGTCTTGGAATAAATAA
- a CDS encoding hypothetical protein (KEGG: oan:Oant_4765 hypothetical protein), with the protein MSKLIKAISIDPTKRTIEEVEIEANHLSALYKHIGCRTIDFVCRMPNGDALIVDDEALLTDPQPPAFKFAYFLHCIHGIALVVGSNSNGRTIEPKLTLQQVRNLTKFLGEIRTEPFMNVVSWE; encoded by the coding sequence ATGAGCAAGTTAATTAAGGCCATCAGTATCGACCCCACCAAACGAACTATCGAAGAAGTTGAGATTGAAGCCAACCATTTGTCGGCTCTTTACAAGCATATTGGTTGCCGTACCATCGACTTTGTGTGTCGGATGCCGAATGGTGACGCGCTGATCGTGGACGACGAAGCCTTATTGACCGACCCGCAGCCGCCAGCTTTCAAGTTTGCGTATTTTCTTCACTGTATTCATGGTATTGCTCTCGTAGTTGGCTCTAACAGTAATGGTCGTACCATCGAACCAAAATTGACACTTCAACAAGTACGGAATCTGACTAAGTTCTTAGGTGAGATTCGGACGGAGCCGTTTATGAATGTGGTGTCGTGGGAGTGA
- a CDS encoding ATPase-like protein involved in chromosome partitioning (KEGG: aci:ACIAD3288 putative partition-related protein), with protein sequence MEDIRIISVCSQKGGSGKSAITAWLANSLCREGKRVLVLDADGQRTIAKLRGREVDRLGEPEKACEVMATDDVATVLDERYEDFDVIFLDLPRMTGPDEAVMALTFCDSILVPIRLGDSDVLSAFEFIKAAKKMGDIRRERGFDFNIFGVQNFRQPNLRENNDINRYAEMLDITIFDNALPNRADFMRVGTIDCPSDYSSIAEVYKAFYQEFKQRYQIT encoded by the coding sequence ATGGAAGACATACGAATCATATCGGTCTGCTCACAGAAGGGGGGCAGCGGGAAATCAGCAATTACAGCCTGGTTGGCTAATAGCCTTTGCCGGGAAGGGAAACGGGTACTGGTGTTGGATGCCGATGGTCAGCGAACCATTGCCAAGCTACGAGGGCGCGAGGTTGACCGACTCGGTGAACCAGAAAAAGCCTGCGAGGTGATGGCCACCGACGACGTAGCAACCGTACTCGATGAACGCTACGAGGACTTCGATGTCATCTTTCTGGACCTCCCCCGGATGACTGGCCCCGACGAGGCGGTAATGGCCCTTACTTTTTGTGACAGCATCCTCGTCCCAATTCGCCTTGGCGACTCCGACGTACTATCCGCTTTCGAGTTTATCAAGGCAGCTAAGAAGATGGGCGACATTCGCCGGGAACGCGGGTTTGACTTTAACATCTTCGGGGTGCAGAACTTCCGGCAACCCAACCTGCGCGAAAACAACGACATTAACCGGTATGCCGAAATGCTCGACATTACCATTTTCGACAATGCCCTACCCAACCGGGCTGACTTCATGCGCGTAGGAACCATCGACTGCCCGTCAGATTATTCGAGCATTGCCGAGGTGTACAAAGCGTTCTATCAGGAATTTAAACAGCGATACCAAATCACGTAA
- a CDS encoding Type IV secretory pathway VirB4 protein-like protein (KEGG: hypothetical protein) — translation MLKDGRVAIGYRFEGVEAESITSGEYDALGSAFYRATRTLPVGTVIQRMDAYYTERHRMPKGVREQTNAPFTQQQHGHLQERSVLHHAAYLFISFGNERQPRTNPANTIWARLGLPMLKDPFEGIDALVERAERAAEEFTQSISLGRLRLTRLDSEGLENLYFQYFNLEFNRQPTTLNRSVQPDATFVGLGEKKVNILTMTGQPSVIYNTQPARTGVDAPFVSNLALDLQVPHLLVTSFLIEDTEKVIGSLEFEQKINRNLDFLMTHENKIKMLELEDYIDGLRTDNKSLISVNLSLVVWNTDNKLREGLVQRGIASFRAMGGADVFVETMDTTNLFFALAPGNGYQNYRWLLMSGDNAACYLNCATNYRTANQGELLSDRYGNPILVNLFNTDLNNQNSVVVGPTGSGKSFTMGYFMLQRYEAGRRQIIIDVGGTYYSLMTALGGRYYQYDPQNPIKFNPFGILVNSAGQYVPDGDKINFLSTLLAIIWKGYKRPVRQAERSVLVRLIPMYYEWYNTQIEQDPGNPPTPVPSLVGFYDFLYQYLKEKEGTEELVRWHKAFDFAEFFTCLEPFVVGHYRDVLDAGENEDISGYRLVCFDMARIKDNELLKSVVTMLITELSLDVIRRYPKDVKYLYMDEAWSMLSEGMGDFVEMMYRTIRKNNGSMCIITQGVKEIEDSAVGPVIIANADTKIILNHQDTKQLDRVSAVLGFTKHELDKMRSIRVSKTWREIFIRQGEYGKVYRLEAALNIYPLLTSKPAEREHLRDLTQEYRGNIVYAVRQFNEDRAAGII, via the coding sequence GTGCTGAAAGATGGACGGGTAGCCATTGGCTATCGGTTCGAGGGTGTCGAAGCCGAAAGTATTACGAGCGGGGAGTACGACGCGCTGGGATCAGCCTTCTACCGGGCTACCCGGACGCTGCCGGTTGGGACTGTTATTCAGCGGATGGATGCGTACTATACCGAACGCCACCGGATGCCGAAGGGGGTTAGGGAGCAGACAAACGCGCCGTTTACCCAACAGCAACATGGGCATTTGCAGGAGCGGTCGGTATTGCACCATGCGGCTTATTTGTTCATTTCGTTTGGCAACGAGCGGCAACCGCGCACGAACCCGGCCAACACAATCTGGGCACGGCTGGGTCTGCCGATGCTCAAAGACCCGTTCGAGGGCATAGACGCATTGGTCGAGCGGGCGGAACGGGCGGCTGAGGAGTTTACGCAGAGTATTTCGCTGGGGCGGCTCCGCCTTACCCGCTTAGATAGTGAAGGATTGGAAAATTTGTATTTCCAGTATTTCAATCTGGAATTCAACCGGCAACCAACGACGCTGAATCGTTCTGTACAGCCTGACGCGACCTTTGTGGGCCTGGGCGAAAAGAAGGTTAATATTCTGACCATGACGGGTCAGCCTTCGGTCATCTACAACACCCAACCAGCCCGGACGGGTGTCGATGCCCCGTTCGTGTCGAATCTGGCGTTGGACCTGCAAGTACCGCATTTGCTGGTGACGAGCTTCCTGATCGAGGATACCGAAAAGGTAATTGGTTCTTTGGAGTTCGAGCAGAAAATCAACCGCAATCTTGATTTCCTGATGACCCACGAGAACAAGATCAAGATGCTCGAACTGGAGGACTACATCGACGGGCTTCGGACGGACAATAAAAGTCTGATCAGCGTCAACCTGTCACTGGTGGTCTGGAACACCGACAACAAACTGCGCGAAGGGTTGGTGCAACGGGGTATTGCTTCTTTCCGGGCGATGGGTGGGGCCGACGTATTTGTCGAGACGATGGACACGACGAACCTGTTCTTCGCGCTGGCTCCGGGCAACGGTTATCAGAATTACCGTTGGTTGCTGATGTCGGGTGATAACGCGGCCTGTTACCTCAACTGCGCGACGAACTACCGCACGGCCAATCAGGGCGAACTTTTGTCTGACCGCTATGGGAATCCAATCTTGGTCAATCTGTTCAATACCGATCTGAACAATCAGAACAGCGTTGTGGTCGGGCCAACGGGTTCGGGTAAGTCGTTTACGATGGGCTATTTCATGCTGCAACGGTATGAAGCCGGGCGCAGGCAGATCATCATCGACGTGGGCGGTACGTACTATTCGCTGATGACCGCTCTTGGTGGTCGCTACTACCAATACGATCCACAGAACCCAATCAAGTTCAACCCGTTCGGAATTCTGGTGAATAGTGCCGGTCAGTATGTACCGGATGGCGACAAGATCAACTTCCTCTCTACGCTGCTGGCTATCATCTGGAAAGGCTATAAACGTCCGGTACGTCAGGCTGAACGGTCGGTGCTGGTTCGGTTAATTCCGATGTACTACGAATGGTACAACACCCAAATTGAACAAGACCCCGGCAACCCGCCTACACCCGTACCGAGTCTGGTCGGTTTCTATGACTTTTTGTACCAATACCTGAAAGAGAAGGAAGGCACCGAAGAGTTGGTTCGCTGGCATAAGGCGTTCGATTTTGCTGAATTCTTCACCTGTCTGGAACCGTTCGTGGTGGGCCACTACCGCGACGTGCTGGATGCCGGGGAGAATGAAGACATCAGTGGTTACCGGCTCGTCTGCTTCGATATGGCCCGAATTAAAGACAATGAATTGCTGAAATCGGTGGTCACGATGCTGATTACCGAGCTGTCGTTAGATGTGATTCGGCGATATCCGAAAGATGTGAAGTATCTCTACATGGATGAAGCCTGGTCGATGTTATCGGAAGGAATGGGCGACTTCGTGGAAATGATGTACCGCACGATTCGGAAGAATAACGGGTCAATGTGCATCATCACGCAGGGGGTAAAAGAGATTGAGGATTCGGCGGTCGGGCCGGTGATTATCGCCAATGCGGATACCAAAATTATCCTCAACCATCAGGACACCAAGCAACTTGATCGGGTATCGGCGGTGCTGGGTTTCACCAAGCACGAGTTGGATAAGATGCGCTCGATCCGGGTGTCGAAGACCTGGCGGGAAATCTTCATCCGACAGGGCGAATATGGCAAGGTCTATCGACTCGAAGCGGCTCTGAACATTTACCCGTTGCTGACCTCGAAACCCGCCGAACGCGAACATCTGCGCGACCTTACCCAGGAATACCGGGGCAACATAGTGTACGCCGTCAGGCAGTTCAACGAAGACCGGGCGGCTGGCATCATATAA
- a CDS encoding hypothetical protein (KEGG: hypothetical protein), whose product MSKLNAARKKKPEARLDDDAFGQADTPADQFGHEDPAASTGNEPAEEIDEVDEEYDELDDDDLEELASTQQDSASGKADLSKRKRLVIGVLVGLIAVLGIVGLLWKMTISTNGFKAPVPTEPIDVAERESNRKNQPTDYADEEQMRTMNYDGVNNIYGLALKQQQANRVPKDSVHQNPSVQRELNRSQQLAKQSGNRRNASGSLGTAPKRRYQTNSYGSDYSGRSSAYGDPYHANPTREDLLLQAGFNTVKAEGNGTNSYASQQTLPPPSLATVEVEDNEPIPGVVSGDQTIMNGTRVMFRTLADAKIRDRFAPKGSILVGFAQVGSNRAVFNITTLRLSTGEAVPVRLRALDPDMNEGLALQSDKPTRQQVDQATGSAMSQAASQAAWSAGYSINQATRVPVAGNALASLGAGLASAATTGRRREVRQKLNLQDGFKVFFVPVK is encoded by the coding sequence ATGAGCAAGCTGAACGCAGCCCGAAAGAAGAAACCTGAAGCCCGCTTAGACGACGATGCCTTCGGACAGGCCGACACTCCGGCCGATCAGTTTGGCCATGAAGATCCTGCGGCATCGACAGGCAATGAACCTGCCGAAGAAATTGATGAGGTCGATGAAGAATACGACGAATTAGACGATGATGATTTAGAGGAATTAGCATCGACACAACAGGATTCGGCATCGGGCAAAGCTGATTTATCGAAGCGCAAGCGGCTCGTTATCGGAGTGTTGGTAGGGCTAATAGCTGTATTGGGCATAGTCGGTCTGCTCTGGAAAATGACGATCTCGACTAATGGCTTCAAGGCTCCCGTACCTACTGAACCTATCGACGTGGCCGAACGGGAAAGCAACCGTAAAAACCAGCCCACCGATTACGCCGACGAAGAACAGATGCGGACGATGAACTACGATGGTGTAAACAATATCTACGGCCTGGCTCTCAAACAACAGCAAGCCAATCGGGTGCCGAAAGATTCGGTTCATCAGAACCCATCCGTTCAGCGTGAGCTGAACCGCTCTCAGCAGTTAGCCAAGCAGTCAGGCAATCGGCGAAACGCATCGGGTAGTCTTGGCACTGCGCCAAAGCGTCGCTACCAAACGAATTCGTATGGTTCTGACTATTCGGGCCGTTCATCCGCTTATGGTGATCCGTATCATGCCAACCCCACGCGGGAAGACTTGCTACTACAGGCGGGCTTCAATACCGTAAAGGCAGAAGGAAACGGCACTAATTCGTATGCCAGTCAACAGACGTTACCACCCCCGTCGCTGGCCACCGTTGAAGTAGAGGATAACGAGCCGATACCAGGCGTGGTCAGTGGCGACCAAACCATCATGAATGGAACGCGGGTGATGTTCCGAACGCTGGCCGATGCCAAAATCCGTGACCGCTTCGCTCCAAAAGGTTCGATTCTGGTGGGTTTCGCGCAGGTAGGCAGCAACCGGGCCGTGTTCAACATCACCACGCTGCGGCTCAGTACGGGTGAAGCGGTACCGGTACGTCTGCGGGCGTTGGACCCAGATATGAACGAGGGACTTGCCCTGCAATCGGACAAACCGACGCGGCAGCAAGTCGATCAGGCTACCGGCAGTGCCATGAGTCAGGCAGCCAGTCAAGCCGCCTGGTCTGCGGGCTACTCAATCAATCAGGCAACTCGTGTGCCGGTGGCCGGCAATGCGCTGGCATCGCTTGGCGCGGGTCTGGCTTCGGCGGCAACGACGGGCCGACGAAGGGAGGTGCGTCAGAAACTGAATTTACAGGATGGTTTTAAAGTATTCTTTGTGCCGGTCAAATGA
- a CDS encoding hypothetical protein (KEGG: hypothetical protein) — protein MKKTILLTLLAILLIVPVPGNSQVETIVNLGLSLLGLKGGKDPYAKARLIELKKILDKNKKQLGKLARIDESSQGTELYTQAQLEIARSVEDLMRSVSELKAIRSRDGQIKFNDLVVFNQIQQEVNQYLSGYVPALFLQQLEKQIADGAARNYPLAKDNGGQIYDMFFGKSGLDARQPANLTDLGTARGEEAQHLLQFQTAAQKKKIVQSLLYYKLADELYAQSVTLNNALNDEQNGTAIDIARRLRQTVLQRMNESSIQQLIADPPNIGSGFDLMSLGDLSSFPAEMQSQLQSMIEQVNNDAQSFLSNMDGAFQNTPMFNPNSPDMGYFADQNAPRGLRLSTGERASLQKSAMDMASQSVEYRQKGDKLMEEALEKTPLQQVLEMKRARSYMQESYRYLDLSL, from the coding sequence ATGAAAAAGACAATTCTTCTAACCCTACTGGCTATCCTGCTGATCGTGCCGGTGCCGGGCAATAGTCAGGTCGAAACCATCGTCAATCTGGGCCTGTCGTTGCTGGGTCTAAAAGGCGGTAAAGACCCTTATGCCAAAGCGCGGCTAATAGAACTGAAAAAGATTCTGGACAAGAACAAGAAGCAACTCGGCAAACTGGCTCGAATTGATGAAAGCAGCCAGGGAACCGAACTCTATACACAGGCACAGTTGGAGATTGCCCGAAGCGTCGAAGACCTGATGCGCTCGGTATCGGAACTGAAGGCAATCCGGTCGCGGGACGGACAAATCAAATTCAACGACTTGGTCGTCTTCAACCAAATTCAGCAGGAAGTAAACCAGTATCTGAGTGGTTACGTACCTGCCCTGTTTCTGCAACAGTTGGAAAAGCAGATTGCCGATGGTGCGGCCCGTAATTACCCGCTGGCCAAGGACAATGGCGGTCAGATTTACGATATGTTCTTCGGTAAGTCGGGCCTCGATGCCCGGCAACCCGCCAACCTGACCGACCTCGGCACGGCGCGGGGTGAGGAGGCCCAGCACCTGTTGCAATTCCAGACGGCCGCGCAAAAGAAGAAAATTGTTCAATCGCTGCTATACTACAAACTGGCCGACGAACTCTACGCGCAATCGGTTACGTTGAACAACGCCCTGAACGATGAGCAGAACGGCACGGCCATCGACATCGCCCGCCGACTTCGGCAAACCGTGCTGCAACGCATGAACGAATCCAGCATTCAGCAATTGATCGCCGATCCACCCAACATCGGCTCCGGCTTCGATCTGATGTCACTCGGTGATCTGAGCAGTTTCCCCGCTGAAATGCAGAGTCAGCTACAGAGCATGATCGAGCAGGTGAACAACGATGCACAAAGCTTTTTATCAAATATGGATGGTGCGTTTCAGAACACACCGATGTTCAACCCAAACTCCCCTGATATGGGGTATTTCGCCGATCAGAATGCTCCTCGCGGTCTGCGCCTGAGTACTGGAGAACGGGCATCGCTGCAAAAATCCGCTATGGACATGGCCTCACAATCGGTCGAATACAGGCAGAAGGGCGATAAACTGATGGAAGAAGCGTTGGAGAAAACACCACTACAACAAGTGCTGGAGATGAAACGGGCACGCTCGTATATGCAGGAATCGTATCGGTACTTAGACCTCTCGCTGTAA